AGGGAAAGGCTGTGGCCGCCGCCGGGCTCGATGCCGTCGTCGCCCAGGGGTATGAAGCAGGCGGACATCGCGGGGTGTTCGACCCCGCCGGGCCAGACGATCGACTCGGGACGGTCGCCCTGACCCGGCTCCTGGTGAAAGCGCTCGACGTCCCGGTGGTCGCGGCCGGCGGGATCATGGACGGGGCCGGGATCGCGGCGTGCCTGACGCTCGGTGCGGCGGCCGCGCAGCTCGGCACCGCTTTCGTCGCCTGCCCGGAGTCGTCGGCCGACGCGGGCTACCGGGCCGCCCTCCTCGGTCCTTCCGCGGAACACACCGTGATGACGGCCGCGATCTCCGGCCGCCCCGCCCGCTGCCTGGCCAACCGCTTCACGTCCCTCGGCGAGGATGTCAGACGGGGCGAGGTGCCGGACTATCCGATCGCTTACGACGCGGGCAAGGCGCTGCACGCCGCGGCGAAGGCGGCCGGGGAGTTCGGGTACGGGGCGCGGTGGGCCGGACAGGGCGCCCCGCTCGCACGCTCGTTGCCCGCCGCGGAACTGGTCGCGCGACTTTGGAGCGAGACGCAAGAAGCGTTGTCGCGCCGGCTACCCGGGTGACGCCGCGGCGGCCCGCCGCCGGTGCTCGGCCGCGGGCAAGCCGTTCACGCCCCAGTCGTCCATCTCCACCTCCTGAATGAGCACGAAGGTCAGGCCCGGCGGCTTGTTCAAAACGTCCGCCAGAAGCTTCGTCGCGCCCGCGATGAGCGCGGCCTTCTGCTCGGGTGTCGTCCCCTCGCGGGTGATCTGGATCGTCACGATCGGCATGGTCATCTCCTCGGGGGCTACCAGTGGCCGGCGTGCGCGCCGCCGTCGACGTGCAGGGTCTCGCCGGTCACGAACGCGGCCGATTCCAGGTACAGCACCGCCTCGACCACTTCCCGGACCTCGCCCATCCGCCCGAGCGGCCGGCACGCCCTTCACGGGCTGGTCGACGAGCGTCGTCGAGAGGTTCACGACGCGGCCGCCGCCCCGCACGAGCATCTGGGGAGGGCGCGCTGGGTGACGTGGAAGAACCCGACCAGGTTCACCGAAAGGATGCCGGCGAAGTCGGCCTCGGCATACTCGGTGAACGGCTTGGCGATGAATGTCCCGGCCTGGATTGACCGCGCGTCCGTCGCCCGCCCTCTTTCGGAGTTCGTCTGATACGTTTGTGGCTGGCGTGTTGTGGCCTGACGGCTGTCCTGGCCGCGGGGTGTGGCGGGAGCGGCCCCGTGACGGTGAGCGGCGCGGTCACTCTCGACGGGATGCCGGTCGGGGTCGGCAACCCGGGCACGATCCGGTTCCAGCCGACCGACCCGACCGCCGGCTGGCTGGCCGAGGGGTTCGTCTCGGCCGGCCGGTACGAGGTGACGATACAGAATCATCCGGATGACGCCGACGCCTCTCTCCTACGGCCCGTCGAAGCGGCCG
The Fimbriiglobus ruber genome window above contains:
- a CDS encoding tautomerase family protein, whose protein sequence is MPIVTIQITREGTTPEQKAALIAGATKLLADVLNKPPGLTFVLIQEVEMDDWGVNGLPAAEHRRRAAAASPG
- a CDS encoding NAD(P)H-dependent flavin oxidoreductase, translating into MNALLRKLGIDLPLIQAPMAGVSTPEMAAAVSNAGGLGSLGVGSVDAEATRKMIVAVRSRTDRPFNVNVFCNQPAVADAAREAAWLARLGPTFARFGANPPARLTEIYQTFLTDDAKLAVLLAERPAVVSFHFGLPSRDRIEALRAARIKLLATATSLEEGKAVAAAGLDAVVAQGYEAGGHRGVFDPAGPDDRLGTVALTRLLVKALDVPVVAAGGIMDGAGIAACLTLGAAAAQLGTAFVACPESSADAGYRAALLGPSAEHTVMTAAISGRPARCLANRFTSLGEDVRRGEVPDYPIAYDAGKALHAAAKAAGEFGYGARWAGQGAPLARSLPAAELVARLWSETQEALSRRLPG